From a region of the Candidatus Binatia bacterium genome:
- a CDS encoding DUF3604 domain-containing protein, translating to MLASPALAAPDQLLWGDTHLHTSNSFDAFLNQNKSADPTTAYMYAKGAPVIHPGNRARVQIGTPLDFLVVADHAEFYGAMRHSVQRGVPTD from the coding sequence ATGCTGGCCTCCCCCGCGCTGGCTGCTCCCGACCAACTGCTTTGGGGAGACACCCACCTCCATACCAGCAACTCGTTCGATGCATTCCTGAATCAGAACAAGTCCGCCGATCCCACCACGGCGTACATGTACGCAAAGGGCGCTCCGGTCATTCACCCCGGGAATCGCGCCCGCGTCCAGATCGGCACCCCGCTGGACTTTCTCGTCGTGGCGGATCACGCCGAATTCTACGGCGCGATGCGACACAGCGTGCAGCGCGGCGTCCCCACCGAC